The Streptomyces sp. NBC_01276 genome contains the following window.
CCTCGCAATGGGCCCATGCTACAGCCGCGGTACGGGGCCCCCGACCGGTGTCCGGGGGACGGGCACCCCGCGCCGGGCGGCGCCCGCCCGGCCGCGCCGGGTGCCGCTTCCGAGCCCTCCGGGTGCGGCGTCCGCCCCCGCCGGGTGCCGCCGGCGGCCCCTCAGTCGCGGCCGCCCGCCCCTCCGTCGAGGGCGGTGATCCGGGCGCCGCCGGTGAGCCGGCCCGTCAGGGAGACGGGGGCGCCCTCGGGTCCGGCGGGGGCGGTCAGGCTGCGGCCGTTCGCCTCCGCCCGGACGGCGCCGCTCGCGGTGAGGGCGGCGACCTCGCGGCTCCCCGCGGCGAGCTGGTACCAGCGGCCCGCTGGGGAACGCCACCGGGTGCCCACGAGGAGGTGCTGGCCGAAGCGGCCGCAGGCGGCCGTGGACCGCGCCCGGACCACCTCCTGAGGGGGCCCGGCGGGCGGGCGCAGCCGTACGAGGACGTCGCCGGGGCCGGCCCAGCCGGAGGCCCGGGTACAGCTCCAGGTGGCCCGGCCCGCGCCGTCGGGGAGTTCGGTTTCGGCGAAGTCCCAGACGTTCACGGCCCGGACGCCGCCGCCGCTCAGCTCGCGCAGCCCGCAGGCGCCCGGAGCCCAGGCGGCGCGGGCGGCCGGGCCGGTGGCCTCGCGGGGCTGCCGGGCGGGCACGGCGGCGGGGCCGTCGGGGAGCGGGGTGTGGGTGAGGTGGACGGGGGTGAGCCCGCCCAGGTCGGCCAGGACGAAGGAGTGCTTCTCGACGATGCGCCGGGAGGACGTCAGTTCGAGCGCGGGCCAGGCGTCGCAGGCCCCGGTGCCACGGGGGACGGCGGCCGGGGCCGTGACCCCGTCGGCGGCCACGGCCAGGGGCCGGGCCGGGTCCCCGGCGCGGAGCAGGTCGACGGTGGCGGCGGTGGCGATCCAGGGCGCGAGCAGGTAGCGCGCGGCCGGGCCGGCCCGGTCCCGGGTCAGGGCGAGGGCGGCCGCGGTGGTGACGCCCGCCTCGTCGGTACGGGCGAAGTCGAGGGTGCGCGGGCCGCGCGGGCCGCGCGGGGTCTCGGTGTAGCGCACCACGCGGTCGCCGTCGAGCAGGACCACGACCACCGTCGCGGGGCCGGGCCCGTCCCCCGGCCCCGCGACGGCGGCCGCTCCTCCGGGCGCCTCCGCTGCGGTCGCCCCGGCCGTCGACGCCGCCGCCGTGCCCGCCGCCACACCCGTCCCCCGCTCCGCGCCGGGCACGTTCCCGGCGTACAGCAGCTGGGGCGGGTGCCCCGGCGGATCGGTCGGGGTGCCGGGCGCGGCCGTCGTCCGGACCCCGCCGGGCCGGGCCGCCCAGGCGCCCAGGGCCCGGGTGAGCAGGGCCCGGTCGCCGGTCCGGGCGCCCCGGGCGGGCCAGGCGGTGAAGTCCACGCGGGCGGTGTCGGCCCAGGCCCCGGCCGGGACCCTGCCCAGCCGGGCGGGGTCGAGCACCCCGGCGGCGACCGGTCCGGCCGACGGCGCCGCTTCGGTGCGCGGGGGCGAGGAGTCGGCCGCGAGGACCCCGTAGACCAGGGCCGGCACGGCCGCCGCGGCCCACCCGGCACGGACCCCGCGACGGCGGCGCAGCAGGTCGGTGGGGCGGGCGCTGACCACGCTGGCGTCGAACTCCGGGTTCCGCAGGGCCGGCAGGAGCGTTTCCCCCACGGGTACGGCCAGCGCCTCGCGCACGGCGTCCGCCGCTCCGGCCGCGCCCGCGGACCCGGCCGCGCCCGCCGCGCCCAGCACCCGGGCGACCGCCTCCTCGGGCAGTCCGTCGATCCGGTGCAGGACGAAGGCGGCCCGGACCGGGCCCGCCGGGGCTGTCGGGGCCGCCCGGTCCGCCGGGGTCGCGGCCGCCGGGCCCTCGGGGCAGGGCGTGCTGGACGGCGCGATGCGCGAGGAGGACCCGGGTGTGCCGGCCCAGGGAGGGCGGGAGGGTCACGTAGGCGAGGCGGACCAGCCGGGGGTACTGCTCGACGAGTACCGCCTCGGCCCGTTCGAGGGCCGTCCGCCCCGGGGGCGCGGGCGGCGCCGGGTACGGAGGGGACACGGGCTCGGCCGGCCGGCCGGGCTGCCCGGAGCCGGAACGCGGTGTTGTGGCCACGGTCGGACAAACGAGTGAATCATGGGATGGTCACACGCCGTGTCCGCGGCGGGCGCCCGCCGCACGTCCGCCCCGCGCTCCGGCATATGCGTACGCACTGGCCGGACCGCCGATCGGTCGATATCGATCACCAATCGATCATCACCAAACGTAATATTTCCAGGTTTCTTCTCTGCGCCCTCCGAGTGCGCCCGCGCTGCTTCCATGGACCCGCACAGGGGATGAGGTGGGGAACGGTGAGCGATGGCGGACCGGAGGAGTCCGGCGGGGCCGTGGGACTGCCCAGCCGCAGGCGGCAGCCGACGCCCATGAGCCAGTGGGATCCGACCGCGCGCCTGTCGTACTGGGCCTTCCACGCCAACCGGCGGCCCGCGTACATGCGCTTCGCGTACCTCCAGCTCGGCTCCGACACGGCCGCCGAGGACGCCGTGGACGCCACCTTCGAATCGATCATGAACGAGTGGCTCCGCATGCTGCACATGGACCGGCTCGACGCCTACGCCTGGACCGTCCTCAAGCAGCGGATCGTCGACTGGCAGCGGCGCCGCGACCCCCGCCACCACCGGCCCGAGCCGATGGACACCAGCGCCTTCGAGGCGGCCCTCAAGGAGGCCCACGCCGATCAGTACGAGGTGCTCACCGACACCATCCGCTTCTACTCGGCGGTCTCCCGCCTCGCCGAGCGCCAGCGGGACGCCGTGATGCTGCGCTACGGACTCCAGTGCACCCCCGGCGAGGCCGCCTCCGTGATGGGCGTCGACGAGGCCACCGTCCGCTCCCAGCTCGGCCAGGCCCACCGCCGCCTCGCCCGGCTCCTCGACGCGTCCGCCGGATCATGAGGCCACGCGGGACCGACGCCGACGGCGCCCCCGCGGGATCCCCGCGCGCGCTGGCCGAGTTCCTGGCACGGGCGGGCGTGCGCGACCGCTACCCGCACTACGACCTCGGCGCGGCCGAGTCCCGGCTGCTGCGCGCCCCGCGCGCCCCCGGCGCGACCGCGGCGACGGTCAGGAACCGGCGCCGCCCCTTCGGGTGGAGCGACCCGGCCCGGGACTGCCCCCTCGACGCCGAACGGGCGCGCCGGGACCTCAAGGCCGCCTGCCTCGCCGTGGTCTGCGACCCGCGCGCCGCGCACGACCTCGGGCGCTTCACCGACGGCCGGCACAGCGACCTGCCCGGGGCGGTGGTCTTCGGCTGTCTGCTGCACCTCGCGGGGCTGCGCGAGGGCTCCCGCTTCTGGTGGCAGTTCGCCGCGGGCTCCGGCAGCCCCCGCACCGCCCCCGCCGCGTACTGCCTCTTCCTCGACCACTCCCGCCGCGGCGAACACCACGACGCCCGGCTCTGGGCACGGGAGCTGGGGCGGCGGGGATTCCGCCCCGGCGGCCGCCGCGAGCTGCGCGAGGTACGGCTGTGCGCCCAGGCGGCCGTCCTGCGCTACGTGGACCAGCCCGACGACCCCGACCTGGGCCCGGTGCCGCTGCCCCGGGCGGGGCTGCCCGCGGTGCTCGCCGCGTTCCTGCCGCCGCCCCCGTCCCCGCCCCCGGCGCGCGGGCCCGGCCCCGGACCCGGCCCGCTGCGGCACCCCGCGCTGACGTCGGCCGCGCGGGGGACGGTCGTCCAGACCGGCACGGGCGGGGCCCTGGCGGAGGCACGGCGCGCACTGGCCGTCGTACGGGTCCTGGAGCGGCACCCCCTGGGGGTGCGGACCGCCCGGCTCGCACGCGACTCCGGCCTGACCGAGGCGGCGCTGCGCCCGCTCCTGGCCATGCTGTGCGAGGAGCAGTACGCGTACCGGCCGGGCGCGGGGGTGTACGCGCGCGGCCCGGCCCTGGACCGGCTCGCCGCCCCCGGCGGCAGGGGCCTGGCGGGGCAGCTCCAGCGCACCCTCGCCCTGGCCCGCGACAGCGCGGGCGCCGCCGTGTACCTCAGCCGGTACGCGGAGGGCGAGGTCCGGATCACCCAGATGGCGGACGGGCCGGGGGCTCCGCCGGTGCGGGAGTGGGTGGACTTCCGGGCGGCCGCGCACGCCAGCGCGGTCGGCAAGTGCCTGCTGACCCAGCTGGGCCACCGGGACCGGGCCGACCACGTGGCCCGCCACCGCCCGGCCCGGCTGACGGCGCGGACGATCACCGACAGCCGGACCCTGTTCGGCGCCCTGGACGCGGTGGCTCCGGGCGCTCCCGTCTTCGACCTGCGCGAGTACTCCCCCGGGGTCGTCTGCGCGGCGGTGCCGATCGCCACCGGCGGCGCCGCGGGGAGCCTGGCGCTCTCGCTGCCGGCGAGCCACGCGCACCGGCTGCGCTCCGCGACCGAGGCCCTGCGCCGCAAGGCCGTACCCATCCTCCTGGCCCTCCTCCTGTCCGGCGCCATCCCCCCGGACCCCGCCCCTGACGCCACCCCGGTTCCCGCCCCCGCGACCGCTCCGGATCCCCCGCCCGCCCGCTCCGCCGCCCCGCACGCGCCGGCCACCCCGCCCGGCCCGGCCTCCGCCACCCGCATGACCCCGGAGACCCTGCGCCTGCTGGGCCGCCTCTTCCGCACCCCACTCACCCGAGCCACCGCACCGGAGGGCCCCCACCTGGTCAGCGACCCCGCGACGGCGGCGGCCTACCTCTTCGAGGCCGACGCCCCACCGGACCCCGACCATCCCCGCCTCGCCCTCCCCCGCACCTTCACCCAGGTCACCCCGGGCACCCTCCCCGCCCCGAACGGCCTGGTGGTCCTCCACATGTGATCCCTCCTCCACGACAGCGACCGGCGAGCTTGCCGGGACCCGGTCGGCCGGGGTCCGGTAGATTCGATCAACAGCCGATCGGCGAGAGAAGCGGCCGGGTGCCGCGCACGTCACAGGGGGCGGGGAGTGCGGAGCCGACAGGGGCAGGACCACCGCCGGGAAGCGCTGCTGGAATGCTGGCGCGCCATCGAGCTGTTCGGTCCGCCCGGCATCCCGGCATTACCCCGACGGCGTCCCGCCGCACGGTCCGGGCCGCGGAGCGAGTACGTCGTCGACCTGACGCCGCTGCCCGGACGTGTGACGCCGCAGCTGCCGTGGGACGCCGACCATCCGGATACGGGCGCGCGACGTGCACCGGCCGGCCGGATGTGGCGGCACGAAATCTACTGCGGGGTCTTCGATCTGGAGCTGCTCCGCCAGGCGATGATCGCCGTACTGCCCGCGGGGACCGATCCGGATCCCGGTGTGCCGCAGTCCGAGCTGACGCTGCCGGGCCAGAGCGCGATGTTCGCCTTGGTCGTGGACGATGAGGGGCGACCGGTGGAGGACACGTCCGTGATCTCCGCCTGCGCCTGGGCGACCGGCCGCCTCTTCGATCCGGGACCCTCCGCACCCGGTTGGCTGGACGGCTTCGAGGACCTCGACGAGGCGTTCGGCGCGGCGATCGACGAGCTGACGGCCACCGCGATCCCCTACGGCTCCGCCGCCCCCGACCCCGGCACGGCGTACGAGCGGCGGCCCGGCTCCGGCCATGGGCCGGGAACCGCGGCCGGGGCCGACCGCGTGAGCTGGCAGCGCCTGCTCGGCGAGATCCTGGGCGGCGCCGCCGTCGGCGCGGTCGGGGCCCTGTTCGGCGAGGTCGCCGGCGCCGCCCTGCAGGGCGCGGCCGAGCCCCTGGTGCGCCGCGCCGCCGACTGGGCCGCGGCCCGCCGACCTGCCGGGGACCAAGCGGAATCCGAGCATCCGGACGATGGCGGGAGCATTCCCGAGCGGGCACCGGCCGGCTCCGCGGACGTGTTCGAGGCGTACGGGGGCGACTCCGGTCCCCGTGCGCTCGGGTTCGCCGATCTCGTCGCCCTGACCGCGCAGATCGCCGACCTGTGCGGGGTGCAGGACCGTCTGCGGCCCCGGGTGGTCCGGGTACGGAGCAGGCTGGTCCCCCGGCCTCGGGACCCCCGGGCGAAGGCGGCCGCGGCGGCGCCTTTCCTGAACAGCCTGCTCCCTCCCGACCTCGCGCGCGTGGCCGAAGCTGTCGGCAAGGGGATCGGACCGGCTCTGGGCGCGTATCTGTCCGAGCACGATGCCGTTGCCGCGGGGATGCGGACCGATGTGCGCCGGGAGCGCGGAGCCGTCCTGGCCGGGGTGGATCCGGAGCTGGTTCCGGCCGGGCGGTGGCCCGCACCGGCGGATCGCCCGCTCGCGCTGAGCCAGCAGTTCGCGGTCGACCGGATGCTCGCCGACCGCGCGGGCACCGAGGGCGGGCTGTTCTCCGTGAACGGCCCGCCCGGCACGGGCAAGACGACGATGTTGCGCGACCTGGTCGCCGCACTGGTGGTCGAGCGGGCGGCGGTGCTGGCCACGTTCGACCGGCCCGGACAGGCATTCACCGGTCCGGCGTGGCGGGGTAAGGACCGCCAGGGCAGGCACGCGCGGTTCGTGTCGCGGCTCGACCCCCGGCTGACCGGGTTCGAGATCGTGGTCGCCTCCTCCAACAACGGCGCGGTCGAGAACATCACCGCCGAACTGCCCGGCATCGGCGCGCTCGGTGAGCACTGGCACGGCGGCCCCGACCATTTCTCCGACCTCGCCTCCGCCCTCCTCGGCGGCCCCGCGTGGGGGTTGGTCGCGGCGGTGCTCGGCAACAAGACCAACCGCAAGGAGTTCGGCGACCGGTTCTGGTGGGGGCGGCTGCCCAAGAAGGAGGCCGACGCCCGGTCCGCGGCGGGGCTGCCACCGCTGCGCGGCATGCAGTTCGTCCTGAGCGACTGGATCCCGCCGAGGACCGCGCCCGGCAGCCGCCCCTCCGCCCCGGCGGACCGGGACGCCGCGGCCGGGCCCGCCGAGCCCGTGCCGTCGTGGACCGCCGCCGTAGCCGCCTTCCGCACCGCCCGGGCCGAGGTCGAGCGGCTGCGTGTCGGGCGTGCCCGGCTGGCCTCGGCGCTGGCGGCCGTCGAGTCCCCGGCGGCCGCGCAGCGTATCGCGGACCTGGAAGCCGCCGTCCCCCGCGCAGACCAGCAGGTCACCGCCGCGACGGCCGCCCTGGAACGGGCCGCCGCCGCCACCGGGGCAGCACGGAATGCCACCGCCGCGGCCGAGGCCGGACACCGAACGGCCACCGCGCACGTACCACGGGCCCGGCAGGAGCTGGCCGCCGCCCGTGCGGACCTGTCGGCCGCCCGTGAGCTGGCCGCACACCACCGCGAGTACGTCACCGCGCTCACTGCCCACCGGGACGCTCCACCTGCCGTCGAACGGGGCCTGCGCGCCGGGCTGCGGCGCCTGCTGCAGAGCTCCGCCGACCGGCAGGCGGCCGAATCGCGGCAGGAACGCGCCGACGCCGAGCTCGCGCGATCGCTCGTCCAGCAGCGCGCTTCCCTCGACAGCTCCCTGGAGCAGGTCGCCGCCGCCGTACGCGCCGAGTCCCTGGCCGCGGGCCGGAGCTCCTGGGCCGCCACCACCGTCGACGAAGCGGCCGCCGTCCTCACCACGGCCCTCGCACACGAACGGACCGCGCACGCCCGGCAGGCCGCGGCGGACACCGTGCTGCGGCGGGCCCGGCAGGCCGCCGAGGCGGTCCGCCACGATCTTCGGGCCGCCGTGACCGAGCTCGACGGACGCCACCACGAGCTGAGGCAGGCGGCTCGGACGCTCCCCTCACTGCCCCTCGGCTGGCGGCACCTCGACGAAGCCGATCAGGAACTCGGCTCCCCCTGGTCCGACGAGGCGTGGTCCACCGCGCGCAGTGACCTGTTCCTGCGCGCTCTCGACCTGCACCGAGCCTTCGTGGCCGGGGCCGCCAAGAAGGTCCGGGGCAATCTCCAGGTCCTCGTGGAGCTGATGGCCGGGACGAACGGGCCGCTGCCGGACGAAGAGGTCGAGCACGCCTGGCAGACCCTCTTCCTCCTGGTCCCCGTCGTCTCCACCACGTTCTCCTCCGTCGGCAGCATGTTCGCGCGCCTCGGCCGGGAGTCGATCGGCTGGCTGCTCGTCGACGAGGCCGGGCAGGCCACCCCGCAGGCCGCCGTGGGCGCGCTGTGGCGGGCCCGCCGTGCCGTGCTGGTCGGCGATCCGCTCCAGCTGGAGCCCGTGGTCACCATGCCCACGGCTCTGCAGCGCCGGCTGCTGCGCGCCTACGGCGTCGACGAACGGTGGCTGCCCTCGGCCACCTCGGCCCAGGCCGTGGCCGACCGGACCAACCGCTACGGCACCTACCTGCCGACCCCCGACGGGGACGACGAGCACGTCTGGGTGGGTTCACCGTTGCGCGTCCACCGCCGCTGCGAGGAACCGATGTTCAGCGTCAGCAATGAGGTCGCGTACGGCGGCCTCATGGTCTACGGCACCGGGCAACAGGCGTTCCCCGACGGGGAACGGGACGGTCTGCTGCCCAGCCGCTGGCTGAACACCGATGACCCCGCCCGCCCGGCCGACGCCCCGTGGGGCGAACGCGACCGCCGTGCCTTCGAATTCGTCCTCGACCTCTTGGACCGGCACGGGGTGGGTGTCGAGCGCCTACGCGTCATCGCCCCGTTCCGGGCCCTCGTCGCCGAGTGCAAGAGGGTCTGCGCCGGCCGTGAAGGCTGGACCGCCGAGCTCCTCGACGAACGCTGCGCCACCGTCCACCGGGCACAGGGCAAGGAAGCCGACGTCGTCATCCTCGTGCTCGGCGGTGGCCGCCCCGGAGCCCGCGCGTGGGCGGCGCGCACCCCGCATCTGCTCAACGTCGCCGCGAGCCGTGCCAAGCGCCGCCTCTACGTCATCGGTGAGCGCGGTTTGTGGGCCCCGCTCCGCCATTTCGATGTCCTGGCCGACGAACTGGCGGAATTCGACCACGTCCGCGACCGCACGACCTGGCCGCCGGAGGGCGACTGACCGCAGCCGGGTGCGGCCCGGCGTGGGCACGCGGGTGACCAGTCCAAACGCCCGGCCGCAGCCGACCGGTTCACCACAGACGAAAGAGCCGGCCAGAGCGACGTCGCGTCGCTCTGGCCGGCTCTTTCAGGTCGTCCGACCACGGTGTCCGAGGGGGGACTTGAACCCCCACGCCCGATAAAGGGCACTAGCACCTCAAGCTAGCGCGTCTGCCATTCCGCCACCCGGACCGGGTGATGCCTCCGCAGGGTGATCCCCGCAGCGACACGGACCACCTTATCAAGCGCTGAGAGCACTGCTGACCAGGGCTTTCCCTCCTGGATCGCGCGCCCTCCCGCCGGTGCGGGCGTCTGCGCTTCGGCGTCGGCGGGATCGATCGCGGGGTTGGCCGCGGGTTCTTCGCGGGATTGGCCGCGCCGTCGCCCGGAAACACAAAAGAACCCCACCGGAGTGGGGTTCCTGCTGGTGTCCGAGGGGGGACTTGAACCCCCACGCCCGATAAAGGGCACTAGCACCTCAAGCTAGCGCGTCTGCCATTCCGCCACCCGGACTAGGTGGTCGGCCCCGGTTTCCCGCGGCGACATGGACAACAATAGCAAAGGATCGGCGGGGTTCCGACCACTTATCCGGGCGGCGGAACGGCAGACGCGCCGCGCTGACCTGCGGGCATGCGTGGGCGGGGGTGGCGAGACGGGGCGTCTCGGTGGTTGCGCGCGGCCCGGCCCGTCGCCGTGCGGGGCGGGTGCGCGCGAGGCCCGCCCCGGGCGGGGCGGGCCTCGCGTGTGCGTACGGGTGCGCCGCGGCTAGGGGGTGTCTGACGGATATCCGCGGCGTCGCGACGCCCGGCACGCACTCTCGCCGCACCGACCGAAAGCCCAAGTACGTCCAGTACGCGGGCTTCCGGTCGGCACGCCGAGAGCACGCACCGGACGCCGCTCCTTCCCCACGGACATCCGTCAGACACCCCCTAGGGGCAGTGGATGACCTGGCCGGCGTAGGAGAGGTTGCCGCCGAAGCCGAAGAGCAGGACCGGGGCGCCGGAGGGGATCTCGCCCCGCTGGACCAGTTTGGAGAGGGCCATCGGGATGCTGGCCGCCGAGGTGTTGCCGGAGTCGACGACGTCGCGTGCGACCACGGCGTTCACGGCGCCGATCCTGGCGGCGAGCGGCTCGATGATCCGCAGGTTCGCCTGGTGCAGGACGACCCCCGCCAGGTCCTCGGGGGTGATCCCGGCCTTTTCGCAGACCTTGCGGGCGAGCGGCGGGAGCTGGCTGGTGGTCCAGCGGTAGACGGACTGGCCCTCCTGCGCGAAGACGGGCGGGGAGCCCTCGATGCGCACGGCGTGGCCCATCTCCGGCACCGAGCCCCACAGGACGGGGCCGATGCCCGGCTCCGCGCTGGCCTCGACGACGGCCGCGCCCGCGCCGTCGCCGGTCAGCACGCAGGTGGTGCGGTCGGCGTAGTCGGTGATCTCGGTCATCTTGTCGGCGCCGATGACCAGGGCGCGGGTCGCGGCGC
Protein-coding sequences here:
- a CDS encoding AAA domain-containing protein, encoding MRSRQGQDHRREALLECWRAIELFGPPGIPALPRRRPAARSGPRSEYVVDLTPLPGRVTPQLPWDADHPDTGARRAPAGRMWRHEIYCGVFDLELLRQAMIAVLPAGTDPDPGVPQSELTLPGQSAMFALVVDDEGRPVEDTSVISACAWATGRLFDPGPSAPGWLDGFEDLDEAFGAAIDELTATAIPYGSAAPDPGTAYERRPGSGHGPGTAAGADRVSWQRLLGEILGGAAVGAVGALFGEVAGAALQGAAEPLVRRAADWAAARRPAGDQAESEHPDDGGSIPERAPAGSADVFEAYGGDSGPRALGFADLVALTAQIADLCGVQDRLRPRVVRVRSRLVPRPRDPRAKAAAAAPFLNSLLPPDLARVAEAVGKGIGPALGAYLSEHDAVAAGMRTDVRRERGAVLAGVDPELVPAGRWPAPADRPLALSQQFAVDRMLADRAGTEGGLFSVNGPPGTGKTTMLRDLVAALVVERAAVLATFDRPGQAFTGPAWRGKDRQGRHARFVSRLDPRLTGFEIVVASSNNGAVENITAELPGIGALGEHWHGGPDHFSDLASALLGGPAWGLVAAVLGNKTNRKEFGDRFWWGRLPKKEADARSAAGLPPLRGMQFVLSDWIPPRTAPGSRPSAPADRDAAAGPAEPVPSWTAAVAAFRTARAEVERLRVGRARLASALAAVESPAAAQRIADLEAAVPRADQQVTAATAALERAAAATGAARNATAAAEAGHRTATAHVPRARQELAAARADLSAARELAAHHREYVTALTAHRDAPPAVERGLRAGLRRLLQSSADRQAAESRQERADAELARSLVQQRASLDSSLEQVAAAVRAESLAAGRSSWAATTVDEAAAVLTTALAHERTAHARQAAADTVLRRARQAAEAVRHDLRAAVTELDGRHHELRQAARTLPSLPLGWRHLDEADQELGSPWSDEAWSTARSDLFLRALDLHRAFVAGAAKKVRGNLQVLVELMAGTNGPLPDEEVEHAWQTLFLLVPVVSTTFSSVGSMFARLGRESIGWLLVDEAGQATPQAAVGALWRARRAVLVGDPLQLEPVVTMPTALQRRLLRAYGVDERWLPSATSAQAVADRTNRYGTYLPTPDGDDEHVWVGSPLRVHRRCEEPMFSVSNEVAYGGLMVYGTGQQAFPDGERDGLLPSRWLNTDDPARPADAPWGERDRRAFEFVLDLLDRHGVGVERLRVIAPFRALVAECKRVCAGREGWTAELLDERCATVHRAQGKEADVVILVLGGGRPGARAWAARTPHLLNVAASRAKRRLYVIGERGLWAPLRHFDVLADELAEFDHVRDRTTWPPEGD
- a CDS encoding beta-ketoacyl-ACP synthase III encodes the protein MTGSRVVALGHYQPAKVLTNEDLAAMVDTNDEWIRSRVGIRTRHVAGPEEPVDELAYQAAGKALANAGLIPDDVDLVLVATSTAIDRSPNMAARVAAKLGMGGAPAVMDINVVCSGFTHALATADHAIRAGAATRALVIGADKMTEITDYADRTTCVLTGDGAGAAVVEASAEPGIGPVLWGSVPEMGHAVRIEGSPPVFAQEGQSVYRWTTSQLPPLARKVCEKAGITPEDLAGVVLHQANLRIIEPLAARIGAVNAVVARDVVDSGNTSAASIPMALSKLVQRGEIPSGAPVLLFGFGGNLSYAGQVIHCP
- a CDS encoding RNA polymerase sigma factor — encoded protein: MSDGGPEESGGAVGLPSRRRQPTPMSQWDPTARLSYWAFHANRRPAYMRFAYLQLGSDTAAEDAVDATFESIMNEWLRMLHMDRLDAYAWTVLKQRIVDWQRRRDPRHHRPEPMDTSAFEAALKEAHADQYEVLTDTIRFYSAVSRLAERQRDAVMLRYGLQCTPGEAASVMGVDEATVRSQLGQAHRRLARLLDASAGS